CCGGAGGTTTTTTTCTGACGGAGGCAAAATCGCCACTATCGGAAGCAGATTACCTCTGGTCGGAAATTTGAGAGAATTTTTGCCTGTGTTGGCGATCGCCAATTTTCCAAAACAACTTGAGGAGAATCCAGATTTGCTCGAGCAGGCTTTAGTTCAGCAGTTAAATCGGGGTTAGGGGAAAGACTAGGGGCGATCGCCGGAATTAGTCATTAGAAAGCTAACTTTGGTAGAGATTCCCATCTCACGCGTGATTCCTGATTTGACGACTGTACCTTGCGCCTGAAATGATTAACTTTTATTAAGTAAGTCGTTTTTGTCCAGCGCAATTCTTTTGCTTGGCTTGTCTTTTGGAGTAACAAATGGCTTTTGACTATTGGTTCATGTTTCCTGTTTCTGTGATGATCGCCACGATCGCCATGGCATCCGGAGTCGAGGGCGCTACCTTTTTTACACCTCTTTTCATTCTTGGTTTAGGATTACCGACTGACATTGCGATTGGTACAGGACTGATCACCGAAGCCTTTGGTTTTTCTAGCGGTCTCTATGCCTATATGCAGAAAGGTTTAATTGACTATCGTTTGGGGCGATCGCTCCTCCTAATCACCATTCCGATCGCCCTCTTCGGTACTTGGTTAGCACAAATTATCCCAACCAATTTGATGAAAGGAATTTTAGGAGTGGGGTTATTGGCGATCGCTATCAGTTTTTTACGCCCCGAGCCCGAAAACCAAATTCCAGTTGATCAAGATCCCCCAGAAACCCAGACCCAACTCACATCCCAAGCGGGCGAAGAATTCTTCTACACCATCCGTAACCCCCTCGAAGGACGTTTACTATCAGGGATCGGCGCATTGTTTCTCGGCATGGTTTCCACCGGACTAGGACAGATGAACGGCTATTTCCTCATCCAACGCTGTCGCATTCCCAGTAAAGTCGCCGTTGCCACCAGTGTTTTTATCGTCGCTATTACCGCCGTTCTCGCTTCCATCGGTCATGTGATGCAATTTTTCCAAGCAGGCGGAGATTCCCTCAGCACCGTTTTTAGCCTTGTCATTTTCACTGTCCCAGGGGTACTCATTGGTGCACAACTCGGCTCACTCGTCGCAAATTACCTCTCCGCAAAGCGTTTAGAGCGGGGCATGGGCATTCTATTCATTTTGGTTGGTTCACTCATTTTGGGTGAAATTGCCTTACATCACCCAAACTTTACTGCGATAGCTGATAATTTAGCAGCTGTAGAATTTGGGAAACCATAAACCTAGCTTTGTATACCGAATAAGCATCGGAGTTAAAAGCATGTCACCTTATTGGCGTCATGCTGATATATTTGCGTAATGTTATTAGCAGATATAAATCTAAATTAAGCATGGGAGCGATCAGGCAATGGTTTTGGGTTCTAGCCCTGCTGAGTTTTTTAGCTGCCTGGGGTATATCTAGGGTCAATCAACCTTCTTCTCATGTAGTCACGGCTGTCTCACCTTCTACGGAGCCAATTACCCTTACGGTCTCCGCTGCAGCTAGTTTGCAAGATGTCATTGGAGCCTTAGATCTCAAATTTGAATCAGCTCACCCAAATATTCAAGTAAATTATAATTTTGCAGCTTCTGGAACATTGCAACGACAAATTGAGCAAGGTGCTTCTGCGGACCTGTTTATTGCTGCTGCCTCTAAACAAATGGATGCCCTGCAGGAAAAGAATTTGATCATCAATGATACCCGCCGTAATTTACTCACGAATAGCCTGGCATTGGTTGTTCCCCGTGATTCAACTTTGGGCATTAGAGAGTTTCAGCACCTTAGTGATCCTGCGGTGAATCGTATTTCGATAGGTGAGCCACGCAGCGTTCCGGCTGGACAATATGCCGAGGAAGTGTTTCAGGATTTAGATATTTTGGAGCGGTTACGTCCTAAGTTGGTGTATGGCAATTCGGTACGGAATGTCTTGGGCACGGTCGAGAGTGGTAATGCAGATGCGGGGATTGTTTATGCTACGGATGCTCGAATTTCAGACCGGGTGAGGACTGTTACCACCGCTGCCCCACACTTGCATACCCCGATTGTTTACCCGATCGCCGTGATTGCGGCGAGTCGTCATCCCCAAGCGGCGCGCACCTACGGACAATTCCTGACAAGCCCAGAAGTGCAAGGGATGTTTAGTGAATATGGTTTTGGCCCTGCTGCGTCCTAGGCTGCCTCTGTCAACTGCATTACATATTTATGGTCACTGACTTAACTCCCCTCTGGATTTCTCTCAAAACAGCAGGACTTGCCACTGTTGTGACGTTTGTTTTAGGGATTGGGGCAGCCTACTGGATGTTAGGCGATCGCCGACGTTGGAAATCACTTATTGAGAACATTTTTATTGCCCCCTTGATCCTCCCACCCACCGTGGTTGGCTTTTTGCTGTTGTTATTATTTGGCAATAATGGTCCTTTGGGGAAACTAAGCGCCCAGTTTGATTTCACAATTGTTTTTACCTGGTATGCGGCCGTAGTGACGGCGACCATTGTGTCTTTCCCTCTAATGTACAAAACAACATTGGGCGCCTTTGAGCAAGTTGATCGCCATCTTCTACAGGTCGCCCAAACCCTCGGAGCTTCTAGAGGATCTATCTTTTGGCGAGTTTTATTGCCCCTTTCTATGCCCGGGATTTTGGCTGCTACAACCCTGGCCTTTGCCCGTTCCTTGGGGGAATTTGGCGCCACCTTGATGTTAGCTGGGAATATTCCTGGTCAAACCCAGACGATCCCGATGGCCATTTATTTTGCCGTAGAAGCAGGAGCAATGGGCGAGGCATGGCTATGGGTTGGTGTTATTTTAGTAATTTCATGGTCTGGCATTGTGGCGACCAATATTTGGCAGGGATACGATCAAGGCCGACGCTCTCATCCCCAACAAGGGAGAAATCAATTAGTCATTTCACCCCAAGAAACAAGCAAGAATGGTCTATTTTTTGGTTCAAATCAACAGGTATCGACGCCAAGCATAAGCGTAAATATTCAAAAGCAGTTGGCACAATTCACCCTCAATATTGCTTTTGAAGCTCAGCAGGGAACCCTAGGGCTGTTGGGGGCATCGGGTTCTGGTAAAAGCATGATGCTCCGCTGTATTGCAGGTATAGAGACCCCAACCCAGGGACAAATTATCCTTAATGGTCGAACTTTATTTGACTCCAAACGGGGTATTAATTTACCGAGTCATCAGCGCAAGGTGGGCTTAGTCTTTCAAAACTATGCCCTGTTTCCTCATCTGACAGTAGCCCAAAACGTTGCCTTTGGTTTACAGCATCTCCCTGCCAAGCAGCGATCGCGGCGGGTTCAGGAGCAGTTGAGGTTGGTACATTTAGACGAGATGGGCGATCGCTATCCTCGTCAGTTATCCGGTGGGCAACAACAGCGCGTCGCCCTGGCGAGAGCCCTAGCACCGGAACCCGATGTATTGCTATTAGATGAGCCCTTTTCTGCCCTAGATACCCATCTCCGCAATGAACTGGAAAAGCAACTGCTCAAAACCCTCTCTAACTACAAAGGAGTCACCCTTTTCGTCAGTCATAATTTAGAAGAAGCCTATCGAGTGTGTCAGCAATTACTCGTCCTTGACCAGGGGAAAGTCGTGGCAGCAGGAGATAAACAAGCCATTTTTGATCGCCCCAACACCCTCACCGTTGCCCGACTGACTGGCTGCAAAAATTACTCCCGAATTCAACCCACCGATCGCCACACGCTCCGCGCCCTAGACTGGGGCTGCACCCTCAAAACCAATGATCCCGTTTCTCCTTTACAAACTCACATCGGAATTCGCGCCCATCAAATTACCTTCCTCGATACTTCTGAGCAACCCCACCCCCCAGTCAACACATTTCCAGGCTGGGTTGTTTGGACTAGCGAAACCCCTCATCGCATGACTATCTACCTAAAGCTAGAATCACCACCCATCAATACAGACGACTACCATCTACAGGCAGAAGTTTTCAAAGAGAAATGGGAAATTTTGCGGCATCGCCCACTGCCCTGGTCTGTGCAGTTGGACTCATCGCGTCTGATGCTCTTTTCTGATGAACTACGATATACGTAATGGGGCTAGTTCATATAAGCGGCAAATTTACCCCAGGACACCGGGGGAGAAACCATGGCCGCTGACTCCATAGCATAGGACGTCTGCCTCTATGATGAACGACTGATTAGACGATGCCATATTTCGCGGCGCACTTCTTAAAATCAAGCGGAATTGAGTCCACCCATGGCGGGGAGGTAATTGGCACTGCCATCGGTTTCATTAGCATGGAGATAATTAGAAGTGACACTGATATTGCTGTGACCGAGGTTGTCACTGAGAAGCTTGAGAGGACATCCCCCCGCAAGGCTATGGGTGGCATGGCTATGGCGCAGGTAGTGGGGCGAAAGTCTGATATTGAGGCGATCGCCTAAACTTTTAATGATGTTGTAGACCTGCTGCCGCGTTAACTGTGGCCCTTGACGCGAGCGAAACACATAGGGAGAATCCCCCCGCAATCGCTGTAAATATTGATAGAGATGGTCCGGGATATTGATGTGCCGCTGCTTATTCCCCTTACCAATGACCCGGAGGCGCATCCCTGTATCCGTTGGGCTGAAATCTGACCATTTCATCTCCACCAACTCACTGACCCGTAGACCGAGAGTGTATAAAGTCTGGGCAATCAACTCATTGCGATCGCTGTCCGCATGGAGCACCACAGCCTCCACCTGGGATTTAGTCAAAATCCGTTCATGGAGACAAGGGTGAGCATTGGGGGTTTTCAAGAGTACCACCGGATTAACCTGTAGATAGCCAGCCCGGTGGGCAAAATTGAAGAGACTTTTAATAATCGAAACTTTGCTGCGTTGGGTATTTTGGCTGTAGCGGAGAGAGAGCATTTGTTGCCACTGAATGAGGTCTTCGAGGGTAATCCGGTGGAGGGGCGCAAACTCAAAATGAAGCTGAAATTGACGAATAGTGGTGTGATAGGTCTGGCGGGAGCGAAGATTAACCCGAGAGAGCCAAAGCTCAATGACATTGTCATCCTGGGCAGCACGGATGAGTTGTTGAGTAGGTGATGAGAGGGATGACATTGGAGCGAAGCTAAGGTCTTCGCCCATTGTACTGGCCTTTCATACAGCATTAAAATCTAGCAGTTGTCTGAAAAGAAGAAAATCTGCACCTTCAATCCAGCAAATCATATTTTTTCTGGCTTTTAATGAGGACTTGAGTACAAAATGCATCAGGTCCTTCTTAGTGCGTACATTCGTTAACCGAAAGGCCTCTTCAAGCAGTTGATCATCGAGCGCTACATTATCAGTTCACATCGTTTTTTGTGTAAAAAGTATTAGTTTACGTGTATTAAATATGGCTCAAGGCCGACGGTCTTTAAGATCGGATTTATTTGTAGGACAAGCTGACTAGATAGGCAACTCTAAAGATAATTCCCATATGCAATCATCTAGACAAAGTGTTACAAAAACATTTTTTTGCACCTTTGGGACTTGATTGACAAAAAACATATGTACTACTAACAGGTCAGCGCCTAAATTTAGAGGAGACAATAAATCACACTAAGTTGAGCATGATGCCTGGTGGCAAATTTCTAGCTGAATTTATTTATAGGTGCGTTGGAATTTTCAGCCTGTTCAGCAAGCAAAAGCGCAAAATTAAAACTTGTATGTCAGCTTAACAAAAGAAACGTTTTGTCAAGCTTAGGCTGATTTAACTTTACTTATATGTAGTTCTGTCTGACAATCAAACAACTACAGCAATATTCATTTAGAGAGAGAGCGATTTTTTATCTTTTGGGGGTAACTTAAGCTAAAAGTGCTTTAATATCCCAAATTTTCAGATTATCTAAAATTTTTATGAAAATCACTCAAGATAGTTCTATTCTCGTTACAGGAGGGACAGGGTCGTTTGGGAAACAGTTTGTCGCCACGGTACTCCGGCATTTCCCGCAGATTCGACGCTTAGTGATCTACTCGCGAGACGAACTCAAGCAATTTGAGATGTCTCAAGTTTTTTCACCTAGGGAATATCCTGGTCTGAGGTATTTTATCGGCGATGTGCGAGACCAAGCACGCTTAAGACGAGCATTTGAACAAATCGACATTGTGGTACATGCGGCAGCGCTTAAACAAGTGCCGACAGCAGAGTACAACCCCATGGAATGTATTCGTACTAATGTGCTGGGGGCAGAAAATGTCATTCAAGCAGCACTGGATATGAGAGTGAAACGGGTGGTGGCATTATCTACGGATAAAGCGGCAGCTCCCGTGAATCTCTATGGTGCGAGTAAGCTTTGCTCAGATAAACTTTTTATTGCGGCAAATAATATCCGGGGGGGACGTGAAATTAACTTTAGTGTGGTGCGCTATGGCAATGTCATGGGTTCTCGGGGATCGGTTATTCCTTTTTTCCTACAAAAGCGTTCTGAGGGGAAATTGCCGATTACAGACCGCCGAATGACCCGTTTTAATATTTCCCTTGAAGAAGGGGTAGAAATGGTACTTTGGGCGATCGCCAATGGTTGGGGGGGAGAAATTTTTGTACCGAAAATACCTTCCTATCGAATTACAGATGTAGCCACGGCAATTTGTCCTGAGTGTGAGCAGGTAGATGTGGGCATTCGTCCTGGGGAGAAAATCCATGAGGAAATGATTACGGCTTCGGATTCCTACACCACCGTAGATTTGGGTAAATACTACGCAATTTTACCGATCAATGAGCGTTATTCTGTGGAGGATTATTGTCAGGCTACGGGCGCGAAACAAGTGCCCATTGGCATGAGCTATAACTCTGGTGATAATGAGCAGTTTTTAACTGTGGAAGAATTACGAGAACTCATCCACAGCCATGTTGAGTCTAGTTTTTCCTGATGAGTAGCTATATTCCCTATGGACGGCAAGATATTAACCAAGCAGATATTGATGCCGTGATCGAGGTGTTGCGTTCTGATTGGCTTACCCAAGGCCCAATGATCGAACGATTTGAACAGACTGTGGCGAATTATTGTGGGGCAAAATATGCCGTTGCTGTCTCGAGTGCCACTGCAGGTTTACATTTAGCCTGTTTAGCAGCAGGTTTGGGGGAAGGGGATTACTTCTGGACTTCGCCGATTACCTTTGTTGCTTCTGCGAATTGTGGCCTGTACTGTGGGGCACAGGTGGATTTTGTAGACATCGATCCACGCACCTACAACATGAGTGTTGAGCGTCTTGAAGAAAAACTGATCACCGCCGAAAAAACAGGAAAATTACCCAAATTGGTCATTCCAGTTCACCTCGCTGGACAATCCTGTGCGATGGAACGGATTTATCAATTATCTCAAAAATATAGTTTTCAGATTCTAGAGGATGCATCCCATGGCATCGGAGGGAAATATCAAGGCAAACCGGTGGGCAGTTGTGAATTTTCGGATATGGCGGTGTTTAGTTTTCATCCTGTCAAAATTATCACCACAGGCGAAGGCGGCATGATCCTCACCAACAGAGAGGATTTATATGAGAAACTGATTCGCTTGCGATCGCATGGCATTACCCGTGAACCCGACCTGATGACAGAACCTTCCCATGGGCCTTGGTATTATCAGCAACTGGAATTGGGCTATAACTACCGGATGACAGACATTCAAGCAGCCTTAGGGATTAGTCAAATGGAGCGATTAGATACATTTGTTGAGCGGCGGCGCTTTTTGGCTGGACGGTATGATGAATTGCTTTCTGATTTACCCTTAACGCTTCCTTGGCAACATCCTGATACAGA
This [Synechococcus] sp. NIES-970 DNA region includes the following protein-coding sequences:
- a CDS encoding hypothetical protein (conserved hypothetical protein); the protein is MAFDYWFMFPVSVMIATIAMASGVEGATFFTPLFILGLGLPTDIAIGTGLITEAFGFSSGLYAYMQKGLIDYRLGRSLLLITIPIALFGTWLAQIIPTNLMKGILGVGLLAIAISFLRPEPENQIPVDQDPPETQTQLTSQAGEEFFYTIRNPLEGRLLSGIGALFLGMVSTGLGQMNGYFLIQRCRIPSKVAVATSVFIVAITAVLASIGHVMQFFQAGGDSLSTVFSLVIFTVPGVLIGAQLGSLVANYLSAKRLERGMGILFILVGSLILGEIALHHPNFTAIADNLAAVEFGKP
- a CDS encoding molybdate-binding periplasmic protein, encoding MGAIRQWFWVLALLSFLAAWGISRVNQPSSHVVTAVSPSTEPITLTVSAAASLQDVIGALDLKFESAHPNIQVNYNFAASGTLQRQIEQGASADLFIAAASKQMDALQEKNLIINDTRRNLLTNSLALVVPRDSTLGIREFQHLSDPAVNRISIGEPRSVPAGQYAEEVFQDLDILERLRPKLVYGNSVRNVLGTVESGNADAGIVYATDARISDRVRTVTTAAPHLHTPIVYPIAVIAASRHPQAARTYGQFLTSPEVQGMFSEYGFGPAAS
- a CDS encoding ATP-binding protein of molybdate ABC transporter, encoding MVTDLTPLWISLKTAGLATVVTFVLGIGAAYWMLGDRRRWKSLIENIFIAPLILPPTVVGFLLLLLFGNNGPLGKLSAQFDFTIVFTWYAAVVTATIVSFPLMYKTTLGAFEQVDRHLLQVAQTLGASRGSIFWRVLLPLSMPGILAATTLAFARSLGEFGATLMLAGNIPGQTQTIPMAIYFAVEAGAMGEAWLWVGVILVISWSGIVATNIWQGYDQGRRSHPQQGRNQLVISPQETSKNGLFFGSNQQVSTPSISVNIQKQLAQFTLNIAFEAQQGTLGLLGASGSGKSMMLRCIAGIETPTQGQIILNGRTLFDSKRGINLPSHQRKVGLVFQNYALFPHLTVAQNVAFGLQHLPAKQRSRRVQEQLRLVHLDEMGDRYPRQLSGGQQQRVALARALAPEPDVLLLDEPFSALDTHLRNELEKQLLKTLSNYKGVTLFVSHNLEEAYRVCQQLLVLDQGKVVAAGDKQAIFDRPNTLTVARLTGCKNYSRIQPTDRHTLRALDWGCTLKTNDPVSPLQTHIGIRAHQITFLDTSEQPHPPVNTFPGWVVWTSETPHRMTIYLKLESPPINTDDYHLQAEVFKEKWEILRHRPLPWSVQLDSSRLMLFSDELRYT
- a CDS encoding integrase/recombinase, whose amino-acid sequence is MGEDLSFAPMSSLSSPTQQLIRAAQDDNVIELWLSRVNLRSRQTYHTTIRQFQLHFEFAPLHRITLEDLIQWQQMLSLRYSQNTQRSKVSIIKSLFNFAHRAGYLQVNPVVLLKTPNAHPCLHERILTKSQVEAVVLHADSDRNELIAQTLYTLGLRVSELVEMKWSDFSPTDTGMRLRVIGKGNKQRHINIPDHLYQYLQRLRGDSPYVFRSRQGPQLTRQQVYNIIKSLGDRLNIRLSPHYLRHSHATHSLAGGCPLKLLSDNLGHSNISVTSNYLHANETDGSANYLPAMGGLNSA
- a CDS encoding capsular polysaccharide biosynthesis protein; protein product: MKITQDSSILVTGGTGSFGKQFVATVLRHFPQIRRLVIYSRDELKQFEMSQVFSPREYPGLRYFIGDVRDQARLRRAFEQIDIVVHAAALKQVPTAEYNPMECIRTNVLGAENVIQAALDMRVKRVVALSTDKAAAPVNLYGASKLCSDKLFIAANNIRGGREINFSVVRYGNVMGSRGSVIPFFLQKRSEGKLPITDRRMTRFNISLEEGVEMVLWAIANGWGGEIFVPKIPSYRITDVATAICPECEQVDVGIRPGEKIHEEMITASDSYTTVDLGKYYAILPINERYSVEDYCQATGAKQVPIGMSYNSGDNEQFLTVEELRELIHSHVESSFS
- a CDS encoding DegT/DnrJ/EryC1/StrS aminotransferase translates to MSSYIPYGRQDINQADIDAVIEVLRSDWLTQGPMIERFEQTVANYCGAKYAVAVSSATAGLHLACLAAGLGEGDYFWTSPITFVASANCGLYCGAQVDFVDIDPRTYNMSVERLEEKLITAEKTGKLPKLVIPVHLAGQSCAMERIYQLSQKYSFQILEDASHGIGGKYQGKPVGSCEFSDMAVFSFHPVKIITTGEGGMILTNREDLYEKLIRLRSHGITREPDLMTEPSHGPWYYQQLELGYNYRMTDIQAALGISQMERLDTFVERRRFLAGRYDELLSDLPLTLPWQHPDTESSWHLYIIRLQLEKLYKTHRQVFEELREVGIGANLHYIPVHTQPYYQQLGYEWQNLAAAKAYYQMAISIPLYYGLSSENQDQVYKNLKQLLQ